In the genome of Chryseobacterium oryzae, one region contains:
- a CDS encoding (Fe-S)-binding protein produces MKVALFIPCYIDLIYPNVGIATLELLEKLGVEVIVPLQQTCCGQPMANEGDQKHSVRTETQFCENFKDLDFDYIVGPAGSCVKHVKFHMDAIPQTDTVTQIRHKTIELVEFIHDVLKVKDFPWADFQHTVAIHNSCSSIRGLHVASRFEWQEPYFNKTEDLLKQVSGVKIETIDRPEECCGFGGTFCVTDEAVSAKMGQDKVADYTKHEVEYVVSPDMSCLMHQEGIAKREKSNLKFVHIAQVLNNGPF; encoded by the coding sequence ATGAAAGTAGCCTTATTTATTCCCTGTTATATAGACCTAATTTATCCTAATGTAGGTATTGCCACTTTGGAGTTGTTAGAGAAATTGGGAGTAGAAGTAATAGTACCACTTCAGCAAACATGTTGCGGACAGCCAATGGCCAACGAGGGAGACCAAAAGCATTCTGTGAGAACAGAAACCCAGTTTTGTGAAAATTTTAAAGACCTCGATTTCGATTATATTGTTGGGCCGGCAGGCAGTTGCGTAAAGCACGTTAAATTTCATATGGATGCCATTCCTCAGACCGATACCGTAACGCAAATCCGTCACAAAACCATAGAACTGGTGGAGTTTATCCACGATGTTCTCAAAGTCAAAGATTTTCCGTGGGCAGATTTTCAGCATACCGTTGCTATCCATAACTCCTGCAGCTCTATCCGTGGGCTCCACGTAGCATCCCGTTTTGAGTGGCAAGAGCCTTACTTCAACAAAACTGAAGATCTTTTGAAACAAGTGTCCGGCGTTAAAATAGAAACCATAGACCGACCAGAAGAATGTTGCGGTTTTGGCGGTACGTTTTGTGTAACCGACGAAGCCGTGAGTGCCAAAATGGGTCAGGATAAAGTTGCAGATTATACCAAACATGAGGTAGAATATGTGGTTTCGCCAGATATGTCTTGTCTGATGCATCAGGAAGGCATTGCTAAAAGGGAAAAATCGAATCTTAAGTTTGTACACATTGCTCAGGTTCTTAATAACGGACCTTTTTAA